AATGCTGCAGAAGTAGTCACACCAGCAAATTGAGTTTTAGCTTTTTTAGCATCTGTTTGAGCTGTTCCTCTTTCATTTGTAAAGTTATTAGAAGCTGTTGAAATCTCTACATCATATAGAGTTCCACTTACTAAGTCAGTTCCTAAATAAAGAGTTAACTTTTTAGCTTTTTTATCTTGAACTACGCTATTTACAGCTACAGTACTTGATGAATTTGTATTCTTAGCAATTGTAAAATCACTAGGTTGAATAGCTGAATCCGCAACTGTAGTATTTAAATATATTTCTACTGTTCTAATATTAGTAGCAACAGCATAGCTTACTTCTGGTTTAACATCTGCACCAACACCTGCAAATGAAGCTGTGTTATCTGAACCAATAACAACACCATCTGCTGATTTAACACCTGTTACGGTAACTTTGTACATAGTGTTGAAACCTTGGTCATTTGTTTTAACTTTTACGATACTTCCATCAGTTTGTACTTCCGCTGATAAACCATATCCTAAATCATTATCAAATTTGTAATTAGCGAAAACTGTAGCAGTTTCAGCATCTACATTCTTATCAAAATCAACATATACATAAGTAACGCCATCTTCGATCTTAGCATATGAACTTACTACTTTAGGTGCAGCTGTATCAAGAGCTAGACCTCCGAATTTAGCTTCATCATAACTTGAATCAATTGTATTTCCTGAAATATCTTTTACATTAGTTATTGTGATTGTATATAACATTCCTGCTTTTTGAGCTTCTGTAGTTAATCTTACAATTTTGTTACCTTTTTGTAATTCTGCAGCAAGAACTGTAAAAGCTTTTCCATCTCTATCTTTAATTGTGTAGTTAGCTACATCATTTGCTGTAGTTGCATCCATTTCTTCTTTAAAGATAACTTCTACAGTAGAATTTGATTTAGCAACTGCAGTTTGTTCAACTTTAGGAGCAGTTGTATCTTTAGCCATTCCACCGAACTTAGCTTCTTTATTAGAAGAATCAACAACTACACCATCAATATTATTAACATTTGCAACTGTTATTGTATATAATTCTCCTGCTTTTTGCTCTGCAGTTGTTAAATATACAGATTTGTTATAGTTAGTAGCATCTTCATCTTTAGTAACAACTTTTGCTTCAAGTACTACTAAAGCATTTCCGCTTCTATCTTTAATAGTATAGTTAGAAATATCTTCTGCAGTGTCTTTATCTAATTCTTGGTCAAATAATACTTGAACTTTAGTATTTGACTTAGCAATAGCTGTTTGAGTTACTTTAGCTGCTGCTAATTTAGAAACTCCACCAAATCTAGCTACATTATCACTAGTTCCTACTGCTAAACCTTCTAAGTTATATACATTAGAAACTGTTATTGTATATAATTCTCCTGCTTTTTGCTCTGCAGTTGTAAGTCTTACTGTACTATCAGCAGTTAATTCTGCATTTTCTACAGCTAAAACGTTATTATTTCTATCTTTGATTGTATAGTTAGCAGCAACTTCTGCTGTAGCTTTATCCATTACATCATCAAAAGAAATATCTGCAGTTTTGTATCCTTTAGCAACAGCTGTAGCTGTAACTTTTGGAGCAGTTGTATCTGCAGCTAAACCAACATAATCAAAACTCTTATCACCATATGTGATAGTATATTTTAAGTTCTTAGTATGAACTGCTGTTTTAATTCTAACATCTTTTGCACCATATAAAACTACGTCTTCAATATCTAATGCATTATCTTTTTCATCTACGATAGAAAAAGCTTCTACACCAGGAACTACTTCTGTATCTTCTTTTAAAGTTAACTTTACATAAGAAGCATTCATTGCTTGAGCTGACTTAATAACTAAATTAGCTATTACAGGCTCTTCATAACCTAATTCTTTAGCAACTTCTACATCAGTAATTGCTCCATCTTCAACTAAAACTTGGATAAGTTTAGCACCATCTTTAGTTTCAGCTTTTAAAGTTTCAACTGTTACTGCTGCTACATCAGCCATAGTTAATTTCTCAGCATCTGCTGCAGCTACTAAGTTTTTCTCTTCAGCGAATGTCATAACATCTTCCCATTCGAAGTCTTCGCCTTGAGTATAACCTAATGTTCCAAGCATTACTTTGTAATATTCTTGAACTGTCATCATACCATTAGGATCAAATTCTTCTCCACGACCTAACCATCCTAATTCTGGATTAGCTTTTAAATAAGCTAATGCTGCTCTTCCAGCAACCCAAGTCATTTCTTCTGCATCAGCAAATGTTTCAGTTCCTTCAAATGCTAAAGCTTCGTCTTCTAATCCTCTTAATCTTAATGACATAAGAGCAAGTTTCCATCTTGG
The window above is part of the Vallitalea guaymasensis genome. Proteins encoded here:
- a CDS encoding Ig-like domain-containing protein, with protein sequence MKNLKKVFALVLSLAMIVSTFTVSFAAEDTKTDADICEALELIKGDGDGVTEEYLGTESPRWKLALMSLRLRGLEDEALAFEGTETFADAEEMTWVAGRAALAYLKANPELGWLGRGEEFDPNGMMTVQEYYKVMLGTLGYTQGEDFEWEDVMTFAEEKNLVAAADAEKLTMADVAAVTVETLKAETKDGAKLIQVLVEDGAITDVEVAKELGYEEPVIANLVIKSAQAMNASYVKLTLKEDTEVVPGVEAFSIVDEKDNALDIEDVVLYGAKDVRIKTAVHTKNLKYTITYGDKSFDYVGLAADTTAPKVTATAVAKGYKTADISFDDVMDKATAEVAANYTIKDRNNNVLAVENAELTADSTVRLTTAEQKAGELYTITVSNVYNLEGLAVGTSDNVARFGGVSKLAAAKVTQTAIAKSNTKVQVLFDQELDKDTAEDISNYTIKDRSGNALVVLEAKVVTKDEDATNYNKSVYLTTAEQKAGELYTITVANVNNIDGVVVDSSNKEAKFGGMAKDTTAPKVEQTAVAKSNSTVEVIFKEEMDATTANDVANYTIKDRDGKAFTVLAAELQKGNKIVRLTTEAQKAGMLYTITITNVKDISGNTIDSSYDEAKFGGLALDTAAPKVVSSYAKIEDGVTYVYVDFDKNVDAETATVFANYKFDNDLGYGLSAEVQTDGSIVKVKTNDQGFNTMYKVTVTGVKSADGVVIGSDNTASFAGVGADVKPEVSYAVATNIRTVEIYLNTTVADSAIQPSDFTIAKNTNSSSTVAVNSVVQDKKAKKLTLYLGTDLVSGTLYDVEISTASNNFTNERGTAQTDAKKAKTQFAGVTTSAAFKVDYIMPIDNKTIDIYFNGVLADQANQIVTAANVRITGGTGSESFNASAGTAPAGTPSLRVLPNNKSVLRLTLDSDTLVAGRVYQLWFKDNAPKNAGNVAMALVDASNNIVKSQFAGSSVAQGKPSIDYIMPKDDMTLTVKFKTPVTNFVGTESSTKLSTTTTGDNFSTATAVQLIEEVSSADGSEYTVYLNKAMKQGVVYTLTIANATANVSNAQGAQDNDITATVAGTNASHAKPAIATASVSNDRKVVTVTMNQDIASLTTTTPVADLSATAELTTAQLAELFDIVGIFEDGSTSANIVQLTSGDSEVVDVKTIKFELSKALKTATTFKVRSKDNKFVDKTTTASKVSSEVKDSDYIQVSVPNVDTAVATPGAGLTANVVGVKATKTFDSNGITVTAKNTGTAGNNIQVVFEANTTDDLEVSEANNIVTIKLAKDTSSKNTGTLIAGLSYTLVDVVAAGTGNTELGIASAANLENGVDAVLGSIVLTFNEQMNTANDTLAELGLVIKSNTDATRTLSGTTISWNSTGTVLTIGLDTIASSVVSTDKITTLNVNDLNGNALVVPAGGIVLP